A DNA window from Rhodococcus sp. Z13 contains the following coding sequences:
- a CDS encoding LysR family transcriptional regulator — translation MEIQQVKAFLAVAEELHFGRAAQRLHMAQPPLSRTIRRLEKELGAELFERSTRSVRLTESGRALVEPARNILDACRLAEMAVASAGSGQTGRVRIGFAGSSSHSLVGRWAKLVRRTHPGIEFVLDSSAYASEALNKLAAGALDIGIVRLLFSPPGIASRVIARESLVVALPAEHPLAGCEKVGLADLATEPWVMLPAEPGSMLRELLLRLAHDAGFTPRIVQSAPDSLSLVALVSAGVGVSMTVSSVAANVINPEVVFVPLADHPEPLDVRLVWREDDDSAALAEVLRLSEQALPTPE, via the coding sequence GTGGAGATCCAGCAGGTGAAAGCGTTCCTCGCGGTGGCCGAGGAACTGCACTTCGGCCGGGCCGCGCAGCGCCTGCACATGGCCCAGCCACCGCTGAGCCGCACCATCCGCCGCCTCGAGAAGGAACTCGGCGCGGAACTGTTCGAACGCAGCACCCGCAGCGTGCGGCTGACCGAGAGCGGTCGCGCCCTCGTCGAACCGGCCCGGAACATCCTCGATGCCTGCAGACTGGCGGAGATGGCCGTGGCGTCCGCCGGATCCGGGCAGACCGGGCGGGTACGCATCGGGTTCGCCGGCTCGTCCTCCCACAGCCTCGTGGGGCGCTGGGCGAAACTCGTGCGCCGCACCCACCCGGGCATCGAATTCGTCCTCGACAGTTCGGCCTACGCCAGCGAGGCACTCAACAAACTCGCCGCGGGGGCGCTCGACATCGGCATCGTGCGACTGCTGTTCTCCCCGCCGGGCATCGCCTCGCGGGTGATCGCCCGGGAGAGCCTCGTCGTCGCACTGCCCGCCGAACATCCGCTCGCCGGCTGCGAGAAGGTGGGTCTGGCGGATCTGGCCACCGAACCGTGGGTGATGCTGCCGGCCGAACCCGGATCGATGCTGCGGGAGTTGCTGCTGCGCCTCGCGCACGACGCGGGATTCACCCCGAGAATCGTGCAGAGCGCCCCGGATTCGCTGTCGCTGGTCGCGCTCGTCTCCGCCGGGGTGGGCGTGTCGATGACCGTCTCGTCGGTCGCGGCGAACGTCATCAACCCCGAGGTGGTGTTCGTGCCTTTGGCCGACCATCCCGAACCGCTCGACGTGCGGCTGGTGTGGCGCGAGGACGACGACAGTGCGGCCCTCGCCGAGGTGCTGCGGCTGTCGGAGCAGGCGCTTCCGACCCCGGAGTGA
- a CDS encoding MFS transporter — translation MSSSTATDKEIARKARKAGIASFIGTTIEWYDFYIYGTAAALVFGKVFFSDELSGGVATLLAFVTLWAGFLARPLGGIVFGHLGDRIGRKNTLVITLVMMGIATVGIGLLPTYAQIGMWAPILLVLLRVLQGVAVGGEWGGAVLIASENAPKGKGILYSAFAQQGSPAGNLLSTMAFFFLAALPTPQFMMWGWRIPFLLSGVLVVIGMVIRLKLEESDAMKAVLARNKTVKLPIKEVLRKHWVLVLLGAGALPLAQVTYFKNTFALSWATSELGYERGTFLAIIAIALVVQFIVQPFGAVLVSKIDMRKAMLLMIVPELFLMPAMFFAIRTETFAIAAIGMCLATIPHSMFYGAIAGILARAFPANIRYSGLSLAYQLCSLIVGGGTPVLAQWLLNSSGDVTGVAIAAACYAAVSLVCTLALLKRTGYDPKAPSVAEQSDADELALEQANEAAAQSGTSRIHA, via the coding sequence ATGAGTTCGTCCACCGCCACCGACAAGGAGATCGCGAGGAAGGCCCGCAAGGCCGGCATCGCCTCCTTCATCGGTACCACCATCGAGTGGTACGACTTCTACATCTACGGCACCGCCGCGGCCCTGGTGTTCGGCAAGGTGTTCTTCTCCGACGAACTGTCCGGGGGTGTCGCGACCCTTCTGGCCTTCGTGACCCTGTGGGCCGGCTTTCTCGCCCGCCCGCTCGGCGGCATCGTCTTCGGCCACCTCGGCGACCGGATCGGCCGCAAGAACACCCTCGTCATCACCCTCGTGATGATGGGTATCGCGACCGTCGGTATCGGCCTGCTGCCCACCTACGCGCAGATCGGCATGTGGGCCCCGATCCTGCTGGTGCTCCTGCGAGTGCTGCAGGGTGTCGCGGTCGGTGGCGAATGGGGCGGCGCCGTCCTGATCGCCAGCGAGAACGCACCCAAGGGCAAGGGGATCCTTTACTCGGCTTTCGCGCAACAGGGTTCGCCCGCAGGCAACCTGCTGTCGACGATGGCGTTCTTCTTCCTCGCCGCGCTGCCGACACCGCAGTTCATGATGTGGGGCTGGCGCATCCCGTTCCTGCTCTCCGGTGTGCTGGTCGTCATCGGCATGGTCATCCGCCTCAAGCTCGAGGAATCGGATGCGATGAAAGCCGTTCTGGCGCGCAACAAGACGGTCAAGCTCCCCATCAAGGAGGTGCTGCGCAAGCACTGGGTACTGGTCCTGCTCGGCGCCGGCGCCCTCCCGCTCGCCCAGGTGACCTACTTCAAGAACACCTTCGCGCTGTCGTGGGCGACGAGCGAACTCGGTTACGAGCGCGGCACCTTCCTCGCCATCATCGCCATCGCTCTGGTGGTGCAGTTCATCGTGCAGCCGTTCGGCGCCGTGCTGGTGTCGAAGATCGACATGCGCAAGGCCATGCTGCTCATGATCGTTCCGGAGCTGTTCCTGATGCCCGCGATGTTCTTCGCGATCCGCACCGAGACCTTCGCGATCGCCGCGATCGGCATGTGCCTGGCCACGATTCCGCACTCGATGTTCTACGGCGCCATCGCCGGCATCCTCGCCCGCGCCTTCCCCGCGAACATCCGCTATTCGGGCCTGTCCCTGGCCTACCAGCTGTGCTCGCTGATCGTCGGCGGCGGCACCCCGGTGCTCGCACAGTGGCTGCTCAACTCCTCCGGTGACGTCACCGGCGTCGCGATCGCGGCCGCCTGCTACGCCGCGGTGTCCCTGGTGTGCACCCTGGCGCTCCTGAAGCGCACCGGCTACGACCCGAAGGCCCCGTCCGTCGCCGAGCAGTCCGACGCCGACGAACTCGCCCTCGAGCAGGCGAACGAGGCCGCGGCACAGTCCGGAACCAGCCGCATCCATGCGTAG
- a CDS encoding CoA transferase subunit A encodes MPDELMTMREAIATYVENGMTVALEGFSHLIPFAAAHEIIRQGRRDLTLCRMTPDIVSDQLIAADCVSKLVASFFASGSAGSLHEIRRRIEHHDPVRLEVEEYSHYGMVCRYQAGAAGLPFFPLRSYAGSDLPKLNPNIRLVDDPFGEGSVYVVPPLNPDVTIIHAQRADRAGNTQIWGIAGVQQEAVYAAKKAIVVVEEIVDDDVVRSDPSRTLIPSHAVDAVVLCPRGAHPSYAQGFYDRDCAFYRRWTAISKDPQALRTWLKEWVYSTADHGEYLDKLGEDYWTGLAVAPRWSGAVNYGSRQ; translated from the coding sequence ATGCCGGACGAACTGATGACCATGCGCGAGGCGATCGCGACCTACGTCGAGAACGGGATGACCGTTGCCCTCGAAGGTTTCTCACATCTGATCCCCTTCGCCGCGGCCCACGAGATCATCCGCCAGGGCCGCCGCGACCTGACCCTGTGCCGCATGACCCCGGATATCGTCTCCGACCAGCTCATCGCCGCCGACTGCGTGTCGAAACTCGTCGCGTCGTTCTTCGCCAGCGGCTCGGCCGGCTCGCTCCACGAGATCCGTCGCCGCATCGAGCACCACGACCCCGTGCGACTCGAAGTCGAGGAGTACAGCCACTACGGCATGGTCTGCCGCTACCAGGCCGGCGCCGCCGGGCTGCCGTTCTTCCCGCTGCGCTCCTATGCCGGCAGCGACCTGCCGAAGCTCAACCCGAACATCCGGCTCGTCGACGATCCCTTCGGCGAGGGCTCGGTGTACGTGGTGCCACCACTGAACCCGGACGTGACGATCATCCACGCCCAGCGCGCCGACCGCGCCGGCAACACTCAGATCTGGGGCATCGCCGGGGTACAGCAGGAAGCCGTCTACGCCGCGAAGAAGGCGATCGTGGTGGTCGAGGAGATCGTCGACGACGACGTGGTGCGGTCGGATCCGAGCCGCACCCTGATCCCCTCGCACGCCGTCGACGCGGTGGTGCTGTGCCCCCGCGGCGCGCATCCGTCCTACGCGCAGGGCTTCTACGACCGCGACTGCGCGTTCTACCGCCGCTGGACCGCCATCAGCAAGGACCCCCAGGCCCTGCGCACCTGGCTCAAGGAATGGGTGTACTCCACCGCCGACCACGGCGAGTATCTCGACAAGCTCGGCGAGGACTACTGGACCGGCCTCGCCGTCGCACCCCGCTGGTCCGGGGCCGTCAACTACGGGAGCCGACAGTGA
- a CDS encoding CoA-transferase subunit beta, with translation MTTTEPFSTTELIVSVAARALAGKTRVFAGVGLPTLAVDLAARTSNPDVELIYESGVCGAHPEAMAEGIADSVVVSGAESVVSMAALFGYVLQGGNVDVGFLGAAQIDRYGSLNTSVIGDWDKPTVRLPGGGGAVEIMPNAGEVFVIMRRHDPAAFPAELDFCTSPSPVRARASGAGTMPRGRGVTKVFTGLGVLSRTGPFDELELTSIHRGVTVEQVRAATGWELKVSDGLTVTEDPTPEEIDLLRNEIDTVRLYLR, from the coding sequence GTGACCACCACCGAACCCTTCTCCACCACCGAACTGATCGTCTCGGTCGCCGCCCGCGCCCTGGCCGGCAAGACCCGCGTGTTCGCCGGGGTAGGGCTGCCCACCCTCGCGGTGGATCTCGCGGCCCGCACGTCGAATCCCGACGTCGAGCTGATCTACGAATCCGGGGTCTGCGGAGCCCATCCCGAGGCGATGGCCGAGGGCATCGCCGACTCGGTGGTGGTCTCCGGCGCCGAATCCGTGGTGTCGATGGCGGCGCTGTTCGGTTACGTCCTCCAGGGCGGCAACGTCGACGTCGGGTTCCTCGGGGCGGCGCAGATCGATCGCTACGGCAGCCTCAACACCAGCGTGATCGGCGACTGGGACAAACCCACCGTGCGGCTGCCCGGCGGCGGTGGGGCGGTGGAGATCATGCCCAACGCCGGGGAGGTGTTCGTGATCATGCGCCGGCACGACCCGGCGGCGTTTCCCGCCGAACTGGACTTCTGCACCTCACCGAGCCCGGTGCGGGCCCGCGCATCCGGCGCCGGGACCATGCCCCGCGGGCGCGGGGTGACGAAGGTGTTCACCGGCCTCGGGGTGCTCTCCCGCACCGGACCCTTCGACGAACTCGAGCTGACCAGCATCCACCGCGGCGTCACCGTCGAGCAGGTCCGCGCCGCGACCGGCTGGGAGTTGAAGGTCTCCGACGGCCTCACCGTCACCGAGGATCCGACGCCGGAGGAGATCGACCTGCTGCGCAACGAGATCGACACGGTTCGCTTGTATCTGCGTTGA